The Fulvia fulva chromosome 1, complete sequence region CTTCCCAAGTATGTATCGCTCTTCCTCCGGTGTGACGAAGTCTGGAATGTAGTACATGGTGTCCATGATGTCGGGTATCCTGTGGTCGTCCATGGCGGTGTTTGAGCCACAACTTCGCAGCTGATGATCATGAAGGTAGCTCGGGATCAAAGGCACAGACCATGTTCTTTCTGACAGATTTGTCTTTTATTATATGCCAAAGATAAAGAGAGTTGTGGTGAGAGTTGTGATGATTGTGATCTCGTGCAGCTTACTCACCGCCCCACTTTTCTTCTTCAAGCTGCAGGTGCGCTGCTCTCCCAGACCTCTCGCTAACACTCTCAGTTCACTTGGACCGGCATCCGCACATTGCACTACACAAAGCTGCGCCGGGATAATCTGAAGCAACCAAAGGCCCTGGTCCACCCCAGCCATAGGTAGATGGCGCCAAAAGGTAAAGACAAGGCCAAAGGCAAGGACGCTGGCGAAGACAAGGCCAAGAAAGGAAAGAAAGATGGCTATCAACAAATCAATACTCGCCACATCCTCTGCGCCAAGCACTCGAAGAAGGAAGAGGCTCTAGCGAAGCTCAACGAAGGCTTCAAATTCGATGATGTGGCTCGGGAATTCTCCGAGGACAAGGCCAGAGCTGGAGGTAAGTTGCGTTCAGCCGGAGCATAGGTTATGTCGACTGAGATGGGGATTAGGCGCGCTGGGATGGAAATTGAAGGATCAGCTTTTGAGCGAGTTCTGGGAGGCCGCGATAACGCTTCAACCATCGACAACAGCCAAGCCCAGTTGGACAGAGTGCAAGACTACAGAGGGCTATCACATCATTATGCTGGAAGGAGGAAAGTGACTCATGGTAAGATCAATCCACATGACAAAGCGTCAATACACAGAAGCCTCCGATGACTGAAGCGACTGCTTATGAGATGACCTGTTCAGACTGGCTTGTATGGTGCCTCACTTCCGAATTTACAGGCAAGCATAGCTGATGGTCAGCGTCTCGTTCGGCCTGCCGCAAAGTTTCTGAGTTCAGCGGTCCTGCCGTGAGGAATCGAGACTTCGCCTGAGCATTGACAAACTTATTGTACATGACTGTGCTGCGCCAATGCTTGACATTAGTCGTCCGACTACCTTGTCTCAAGGCCTCTGTAGACTCCTGCTGCCCGTATGGTCCTGGTCAACCGTGTAGTTCAGACAAAGCAAAAGCGTACGCTACAGCGGGTGGCATAGCGTCGACTCCAGATCGTGGAGGTAACGACGGATTCCGCCATCCCCAGCAGTATACACTGTCCCTCGTCTTGGATGCCGAAGGGACAGGGGAAAAGACAAAGACTCTCATATGCTGAAAAGCAGCGGAACGGGCAGCAATTGTGGTTAGTCCTTGAAGATGTTCAACGCCACGCGATCACGAGTTTGTCTTGTAGACCATCGAGAGCTTCAGAAGCAGGGTCTCGAAACGTCAATGTTTGCCACAGCGCCACAGACTACCACCATCCGATGCAACCACATCGCCACACTCGACACTGTGCATCGCGCGACGTTGATGCTGGCCTTGGACAAGAGGCACTGTGTCATCGCGCGCCGAACATGTCCATTCCTGGATTTGATTGTATCTTCAAAATCACTTCGTGGTGTTGTCTACCGCAGTGGATACTCTGTTGTGTCGTGGCAGTCAATAGGAAGTCAGCTCAATGTCACAGTCCGTTGCAAAGGAAACGGGCGATCCGTTCTTCAAGAGTCCCAACCAAGCCACGACGTCTTCTCTAGCGCGAACGTCACTACGTTGCTGAAGAAGCGCCCAGAACATGATGTGCATACTCTCGGGGCAGTTTGCCGACTCTAGGGCCAGCCATCCCGGTGGGCGCAGTCAGCGGCGCAGATTGTCTCGATTGTGAGGAGAACCTTGCGGGCATAGCTCGTGCTACACGAGCACGGGCAGAACATTCTTCGAGCAGTGTGCACGGTAGATGGCTGCTGGTAAGAACATGGCGGATAGTGCTGTGAGGGAGAGATGGAGATGAGGATGAGGATGGATATGGCAGCCGTTGCGTTGCGAGCATCGCTCTAGTGCATGGACCAACCTAGCGCGCGGCAAGGCGTGTTGAAACTCTCATTTTGTCAAGCGACAGAGCTTCGTCTGTGTCGTCCTGGGGCTGCAATGGTCTCAAGACCAGAACGGCCGCGGGCTGCTCTGTGCGACGTCGCAGAGCGTGGATGGTATCCAGGCTGATCTCTGACACGCAATCCCAATAAGAGCCACCGTAGTCGTATGCACCGTGGCGGCGATGCGTTGGAAGAACTGCAGCAGCACCAACACCAGTACAAACACAGGCACAGGCACAGGCACAGGCACAGGCACAGGCACAGGCACAGGCACAGGCACAGGCACACCTATCGACCACAGCTGCCGTCCAAGCAGCCCAGCATCTCGAGAGGGCTGATATGGCGCCGGCCGCCGCGAAAGTGACCGATGCCTTTGTCCTCCCATCGATCGCCTCCGCAAGCAGCACCGGCAGCAGCGTCGCCGCCCACGTCGGTCGCGGACAACCGACTGGGTTTGTCCGCACAAGATGTCGCCGTCCTCCGCCAGCACCAGCAGCTCGCGCACTCCCAGGCGCGGAGCTCGGCCGGGTCGCAGGCCAGCAGCCAGGGCAGGCTGTTGCTCGACCCGGGCAGTTTGCAACTGCTGTCGCGACACTTTGATCGCGTCATGCAAGCCATCTCGCAGCGTCTTGAACAGGTGGGGTCACCGCGGACGCCATTTCCCATTGCTACCCCTTGAGCACCTGCCTAACCATTCAAGTAGCTCAATCGCGCGACCGAAACCGCAACACAGGCACAGCACGACCGTTCCGGCAATGCCATCCAGATGGCCGACAACGAGATTGCACGCTTTCGAGCGATACTACAGCAGATCGACGAGCTAGAGACCGAGTTCGACAAGATCAAGCGCATTCGAGAAATTGTCCGTGGTTTCCGGGCTCGGGTGGAGCACCTGGAACGACGAATTGGATAGGACCATGGAGACAATCTGTAAGATGGAGCGACGTAATAACATATGGGTGGGTTATTGGGATTAATTGGCGTTTGGTGCTGGACAAAGATTGGGAAGCCTCACGGCACTATACCCGTTGCTTGCAGCTGTTTTGTTGTGCCATACAGCACCGAGTATACATTCGTTCATCGCTAAGCATGTGTCAGCAGCAGCTGAGCATGAATACGATGCTCTCTGCAACGACTGAGGTTAATGATTGTTTCAGGAAAGCAAGGAGTGCTAGCCGTTGGACGCACGAATCAGCACATCACCACGATCTTGCTTAAAGACTTCCTGCTCGAAACGGAGTCAATATCCATGCCATCCATGGGCAGCGCGCATGTTGCATACGCAGAACTTCACGCTCGCCTGGTATGGTGAGGCTCGTGGCGCAACTCTCTGGCTCTCTCGGGAAACTTGGACGTGACATAGTAAAAAATGACAGCATGTCGGGACGGTCTGGGGCCAGGATCACCACAGCCTACCGTAAGATGCATTTGCCGCCAGCTGGATGGATGGATATCATCTCGGTGAATTGATGAAGATGTGCAAGGGGCAGAGCTTGCTTACTTGTATGCATCGCGCAAGCTGGCTAGCAACTCTCACGGATACTCTTGTGGGGCCAAAGATGATCTAGATGTGGGCGAGGAAAGCTCTCGGTACTGCAACGATTTCAACTATAGTAGCAGCGTCGCGTTGGGCTCGCGAAGACCTTCTTGTGGTACTGGCAAGTTACAATAGTACTTGCGAATAGCGTCACGAATGGCTTCTGCTCACACCACCTAGATGCCCGTACGCTGATACTATGCTAGCCATGTCACTGCCATCCAGGCGTCAGTGAGCAGGATACTGTAGGCACCCACGCTCGGACTGGGACATTGGAGGACTACTTTCTCTCAAACCACCATAAGCGGATTGTTGCGGACGATGGCAGCCACCTGGCAAGCCATACATTGTCAGTCGGACCATCTCACCCCTGAGCCACGCCAGTGTGCACCTTCATTACATCACCGCATCATGCTGGAAAAGTTCACACTGAATGGCTCTAGGGTTTAGCTGAGCCCCACGTTGGCAGTTGCACAGCATGGTCATGGCGATGCGCAAGCGAGAAGTCCATGCCAAGGTCTTGATCAGTAGCCCTGTGCATATACACCCTTGCCCAAGCTGCTGGTTCGTGCGACATGTCACCGCAGATCCCCACCGCGCAGACCTTCGATGGCTGGAGGTAACCAGTGTACACGTGCACGTATGGCATCCTTGATGAGCTTTGCATGTCGTAGGGAGCCGTGGCAGCTCAGTCTGGATCGTCAAAAGCCATTCACATGCAACAGGGCAACGAGAGCGTACAGGACAGCTCACCTGGCGCTCAGCTTCGTGCAGCTAATAAGGACTCCAGCCAGCCGCATGTGATTCAGCTGGTTCAGCTTTCTGCTGTATCATGGCCgtagccccgagaccttgCCGGATATATTGGCTTGTCGTTTTTCTGTTCCTGTTGCTTTCGACACGCTCGCTCGCTGAAGCTGATCTTCCATTTCTCAACCAGACAATGGCAGATGTTTCAAGGTCTGAACTAGCAAGCTACAAGAGAATTATCATTTGCTGTGACGGGACGTGGTTGGCCTCTGATCAGGGCGATAATTCGACACCTAGCAATGTCGCCAAACTCGCAAGAGCCATTGCACCGAATGGACGCGACGAGGAAGGAAGACTTGTCAAGCAGATTGTCTCGTATCATTCGGGTTTAGGAAGCGGAGATCTAGCAACCCAAAAGGCTCTCTATGGTGAGTGGATCTTGACGGTCAGTGAAGTTGTTAACAGTGACATTCAGGGGGCCTTGGATGGGGTTTAGATCATGATGTGACCGAGATCTACGATTTCATCGCCAACAACTTCGAGCCGAATGACGAGCTGTTCTTCTTTGGGTTCTCGCGCGGAGCTTTCACGGTACGGTCTGCTGCTGCCCTCGTGTCGAACGTTGGGATCTTGTCCGCGGTGGACATGACCAGTTTCACCCACATGTGGTCAGCCTGGAGAGCTCAAGACAACAAGATGCCATTTTGCGAGTCTGCTTGGTACCGAAGCAACAAAAACCAGCTGCATCTGAAGAATGTGCAGGTCAAGGTCGTTGGAGTGTGGGATACTGTTGGAGCGCTTGTACGTATTGCGTACAAATTTCTGAACATCGTCGCTGATTCGAGAGCAGAGTGTTCCGAGATGGCCCGTTGTGAGCTGGCTGCAAAAGTTCAACATTGTTCTGAACAGAAAATACGAGTTTCATGATACGAGTGTATCAAGCAGTAAGCAAGCCCACACACTGTTCGAAGTAGCACTGAAAATCCGTGACCGCAGATATCGACTATGCGTTCCAGACATTGGCACTGGATGAGAAGCGATTGACTTTCCCCCCGACGCTGTGGCATAAGGTCGATGGTGGTCCAGCTATAGCCTTGGAGCAGTGTTGGTTCCCTGGTGTGCATAGCAACATCGGGGGCCAGGCAGAGGAGCCTTTGGAGGACACTGACCGCGGCCAGATCGGAGCCAACACACTTGCCTGGATGGTCAGTATTAATGTAAGACCCAGCGTTGGAACCATGGCTGACCAGTCTTACGACAGATTGACAACCTTTCTGGCATGCTGACTTTCGAGGACGCCGCCATTCGGGCCATAGTCGATGAGCACACGAAGGCACTGAAGCAGAACCACATACCAGATGGCTGGGGCTGCGGTAAGATCGTCGACAACTTCAGTGGCTGGATTGGAAGATTCTTCTGGCTACTCGGCACATCTGTACGAACTCCTGGGGAGTACACCAGAGATGCTGGTACTGGTAAGCCGGGCGCGACAAACGAGTACATGCATCCAATGGTTCGTATACGTCGGGAACGCCTCAAAGGATGGACGCCACCGTCGCTCAATCGCTGGGACTACAAGCCAAAGGGTTCAGGCCAAGTGGTCCAATGGAGCAAGTCAGGGGCGGAGGACATACCAGAGTACAAGATGAAGGCCAAGAACATTACTATCGCTCTAGCCACAGCAGACGGCCAGCCTCGCTTCGACACCAGGGAGAGTCTAAGCAGATCGTTGTGCCCGAGTCGGATTCTGTCCGAGCTCGACGCGATGGTTGCCGCGAGGGAGAAGCCTTTGGTGGATGGACACGATGAGTTGTGACTACAACAGAGCGGTGATGAGCGATACCGAACCTGCCCATGACATTGTCATTTCGTTTGTCGTTAGAACATGGCATGTTCGACCCTCGCATTGTGGAACCAAAAAGCTCCGAAATCTTTTGCGTTATTAGGCCAAAAGCGTATCATCAAATTCACTACAGTATGTTAACCATCAGCTTTCGTCAATGCTTTCATGTTGGTTGTCGTGCGTCAGGAAGATTGCTCGGATTATGTCAGACGAGTCCTTGTTATAGCCGTAGAATAGAAGTTAGGTGCGCGTTACGCACGGTCGCACATTAAGTACGGCCCTGTCGTTTTAACCTATATTGTTTAAGTAGGTATATCTTATTGAATATTGCTACTATCGACTTTATTCTTAGACTATATCTTTATTAAATATAGTTCTATTGACTAACGTTATAATTTATAACTCATATTTTATTATTATAACTATAACGTAAAGCactagtaagctaggaatactagtaagctaggaattTTGTCTTAGTACGACTAACTCGTATTCTTTATTAATCGTTTTCACTACTATTAAATAGAGAACTAGTGAACTTAATACTCTTATCCAATTTAGAATTATTCTCTTTGTCTTCCTAGTACGTTCGTACGTTATAGCTAGTCCGACCGTAGTTACTATACCGCCGTCTACTTAGCTAGCCCTCTTTAGTACCCTCTGACCTATAACTCTTCTTTAACTATTCTATAGCCTTTAACGACTCGACGACTACCTATAACGAGCTAACTCTATACTCTAAGACTCCGCCGTACTAGAGACGCTTTCGTTTACGAGATCGGCGCTTTATAAGAGTCTTAACTTATCGTTTAAGCTTAGAGTTACGAGCTCTAAGAAGCGTATTCTCTTATAGTATTACTTTGCCGCCTTTTATTACGAGACTATAGTACGggagtataagggtatagtattaacgaagtcgatagctaaagagagaagAGAGTCTAAGAACGAGGCCTATACTTAAAGGCCGAGGTGTCGGGCGTCGGTATCGGGCCGAGCTTAGTCATccgggtcacgtgacccggGGTCACGTGATCAGATTCGAATCCTCTACTTACGGAGCGGCCGTAACACAACCCCCCCTCAAAAATACCTTCGTCTCGAAGCGTATATCCTTAAATCTCCCTTAGCGTAAACGCGAAAGCttaattatcctctatatcgttCGTTTTGTCTATTAGCTCTAATAACTTACTAGAGGTAGGTACTAAAACCCTTTTAATATAGCTATCGTTAGTATTAGGCGTATAGTTATCCTTAGCTAGAGCTATAGGGCTATTACCTTTACGTAGAGGCTATACTATTACGGTTAACTAAGGTACTAGATCTATTACGTTCGCGTCCGGCCTTATATCGACTAAGGTCTTATTCGGAATATAATCTTCTAGCGGATAAAAGTTAATTAGTATAGACTTAGTTAGGTTATTATACTTAAAGTCTACGACTACCTTTAGTACATCCTTATATACTACGCTCGCGGGCTCCTAGGTAGACTTACTATCTAAATAGCCCTTCTATtttactagtatagtaatgcCTCTACCCTTTGGCTTAGAATCTAGGACGCGTTTAACCTCCTAGGTCTTGAACGTATTACTAGTTTTATTAGTAACCTCGATCGGCGGCGGTCGTACGTTATCTTCTAGATCTATCGGTTAGAGAAGATTTAAATAGAATgttacgggcagcccgcgaccccctactatagctacgtcggcccggctgaaccgcggaccttccgtatcgggttagcgcggcttagctttactttataacttcgccgcgcctcgcgctcctctttcgtagcttcgtagaataataactatctcgttcggaccctataatacgcgcgcccttatagtttgttctactaccctacctagatcgcggatctaggtaagggacgcgtaataataggaatagatagaaccgtagaactcgagaacgcgtagagtcgcATTAGAAcatagaacacggtaaggcgtatagcgcgtagatacctagagaacgtaacgtagcgatattattagtaggtagtcgcgcgctcgtagacagttAGGATATAGGCACCGTCACGCCTCCCCTAAACCTAGACAATATAACTTTATAAATAGCAAACGGCGgcatactaccgctacctaagcctaagggcaaaagtaaatagcgtatatctcttttccccgacctctcctcttttccttagagttagacataggacgataaccggcgggttatagtagataccggtatcgcgctataataagagattaataaagcttactagaaggccttcgagcgagaagaaggtagtaagattgactttatagaactgttcgagttcaagctcgaagagaacctaggcggcgacctagacgaggtgtatctattactcgacgaggcagaacacattctcgtatccgaatactagaatgtcaCCCTAGACAACCTCACGACCCTTACATCCTaacacccgaagactacctacgacttcgtactataagtagtcaatacggcgattactaagggtagacaactcgatgtaatagagcgagctaacgacctctagaacacctagtacactacgctatacaccgaatacgaccgtatctataagatgctacaaagtgaagagcttgttatatagaaaatagtagcagatcttaagagtaagaaggattacgacctagctaagttataagagctagagaagaaatataaggaagctaataacctatataagcagtttagcgagatctacgagaaggagaagaagaaggtacaAGATGCTAAGGtgaagaactaggccctataacaagaagtcgatgacctaaaggctcggcttaaggtaggagacactatatagaacggaggtaggggccgcttaggccgccgaccctctcgttcccgcctacgcgagaccttactcgagtagctattacgtaggtatcgcgaagctactagtagaggtagcggtagcggtagtagtaataacgatagagacgactataaccgtagtaataatagccgaggacgtaataacgaccgtccgcgactaggacctaaCAATAGTCGTAACTCGAGAATACGTAAcacccgtacctagacactactagttgaccttctagaacgtctctttactatttaccgtacccttactcgcggtatagagatcggtaagggtgtgcctaaccctaagcactttaagaacgataataACCCTAATTTCGacagctagtatagtagtgttctcctaaagctaactatagtaaccttccgtactaaggtagatagtctacgcttcgtatataggtagacgtaaggtgatccttagcgaagtattaagccgaggatccctatacctagacagtagtcctt contains the following coding sequences:
- a CDS encoding Peptidyl-prolyl cis-trans isomerase PIN4; translation: MAPKGKDKAKGKDAGEDKAKKGKKDGYQQINTRHILCAKHSKKEEALAKLNEGFKFDDVAREFSEDKARAGGALGWKLKDQLLSEFWEAAITLQPSTTAKPSWTECKTTEGYHIIMLEGGK